The segment GCCTCGCTGATCGTCGGGCTTCTGGCGGTGGCGCTGTCGGTCGCACTCGGCACCACCGCAGGGTTAGTCAGCGGCTATCTCGGCGGTCTCGTGGACGGCATCCTGATGCGCATGGCCGACGTCCAATTCACCTTTCCGGCTCTCCTGCTGGCGCTGCTGATCGGGGGCATCAGCCAGAAGCTGCTGACCGACGCAGCCCGTGTGGCGATGGCGATGCCGATCCTGGTGCTGGCGCTGGGCATCGCGCATTGGCCGCACTTCGCCCGGCTGGTCCGCGGTGCGGTGCTGGTCGAACGGGAGAAGGACTATGTGGCGGCAGCCCGGCTGGTCGGTCGCGGGCCCGCCCACATCATGGCCGCACAGCTCCTGCCCAATGTGCTGAACCCGATCATCGTGCTAGCGACCTTGGACATAGCTTTTGCCATCATGTCCGAGGCGACGCTCTCGTTCCTGGGCTTCGGCATGCCTTCGAGCCGGCCGTCGCTCGGCACGCTGATCCGGATCGGCTATGGCTACTTCTTGTCCGGAGAATGGTGGGTCGTGCTGTTTCCCGGGTTGGCGCTGGTGTTGACCTTGGTTTCCGTCAACCTGCTCGGGGACTGGCTGCGCGACTGGCTCGATCCGAAG is part of the Pseudomonadota bacterium genome and harbors:
- a CDS encoding ABC transporter permease produces the protein MTLLATVSPWLHRLRGSPPAACAAFVLIALIGGAVFAPWLVRTDPYDLATLDLLDSHLPPAFLTGGDTRYLLGTDSQGADLLSLILYGLRASLIVGLLAVALSVALGTTAGLVSGYLGGLVDGILMRMADVQFTFPALLLALLIGGISQKLLTDAARVAMAMPILVLALGIAHWPHFARLVRGAVLVEREKDYVAAARLVGRGPAHIMAAQLLPNVLNPIIVLATLDIAFAIMSEATLSFLGFGMPSSRPSLGTLIRIGYGYFLSGEWWVVLFPGLALVLTLVSVNLLGDWLRDWLDPKLR